From Pseudodesulfovibrio nedwellii:
AAATCCTGCATGGGGCGCACTCAATCCAGCCATGGACACCTACCTCGTCACACCGGAAGGCGCGATGCAGGTCAAGGTTGATACCGTGGAAGAACTCCACCACCGTGCAGTCATCATCCGTCGCGGCGGGTGGATGAAATATGGACAAAATGCTAATGTCATCATCAAGCCCATGATGACGGACATGGGTGATGGGACAGCGTATTACAGCCAAGGTTGTCGATTGGAAAACAGATAAAACATTGAGGGATGTTATGAAAACATGGAAAAAATTGATTCTGGTTGCCTGTGTACTCACCATGCTCATTCCTGCGTTCGGATGCAGTGAAGAAGGCCCCATGGAAAAAGCGGGGAAACAGCTCGACCAGGCCGCTGACGATGCTGCTGACGCAGCCAAAAAAGTATTCGAATAGACCTGCACACGCCTTACCACGTAAAACAGCCTCTTCACATTGATGCTTCTTTAAAGGAATCATGAGAGTGGAGAGGCTTTTTCCATATCTAAAGGCAACATGCAGCTTGCACAATGACCGCTTTGAGAGTAATGATTCCTGAATGCAAGCACGTTCAATAAAGCCCCTTCCTCCGGCGAGGCAGGTGGCGCTCGAAGCACTTTTCCGCTGCCTCATGAATAAGCAGGACATTCAGGCTGCTCTTGATGTAGCGCTCTCCTCCGGCGAAATTGACCCCCGCGATGCGGGCCTCGCCACTGAACTCTCTTACGGGTATCTCCGTTACAAAAAACGCATAGAATATGTATTGTCGCGGTTCCTCAAGGATCCTAGCAAACTAACACCCAAAATGCGTCTGGCCATAGGTGTCGCGGCTTACGAAATCCTCTTTCTCGATAAAGTTCCCGCATACGCTTCCGTGGACTGGGCCGTAGAATTTTCCAAATCTAAACCGGGCGCACGACTTGCCGGTCTGTTCAATGCCGTTCTCCGGCGAGTATCCGAACTGGGCGACACTGCTCACGACCCGGATTTTTTCCGTAAGGACGCATCGTTGCCCGAATTTCTGAGTCGCTGGTACTCCTGCCCGCAATGGCTGGTTGACCTGTGGTGGCGGGAATACGGAGAAAAAGACGCCACTCAGTATCTTGAAGCACAACTCAAAGCACCAGCCCTCGGCTTTAATCTGTATGGTCATCCCGAAGCAGAAGAACTGTACGGAGAGATTGCCGGCTGGCCGGAGATTATCGATATCGAAGGTATGAGCTTTGCCCTGCCTGCAGGGACCTCTTTTGAGGGAGAACCCGATCCGCCCATGTCCCGACAATCCTTTGCGGCCCGTCAGGCCGTGGAAGCACTTGATCCCGAAACATGGAACAGTCCCATTTGGGACGCATGCGCCGGACGTGGCGGCAAGACTCGGATATTGCTCGAAAAGGACATGTCAGTCTTCGCCTCTGACCCACACAGAGGTCGTCTGGCCGCGCTCCAACGAGAGTTGCCTGACGTAGAAACTTTTGTGGCCAATGCGGCCACGGATTCTCCGCCGAAAAAGCCCGGTTCCATCCTGCTCGATCTTCCCTGCTCCGGATTGGGAGTCCTGTCTCGCAGGCCTGACACAAAATGGAAGCGCAAACCCCACGATCTGGCCGACCTGACGCGCCTCCAGACCGAGATTCTGCAAAACGCCTACGACCATCTCCTTCCGGGGGGGGAAATCGCCATCATCACCTGCACTTTAAATCCAGAAGAAAACGAAGGGTTGATCGAAAAATTCGTCAGTGCCCACCCCAAAGTTTCGGTAAAAAAAGAATGGACCACACCACCGAATTCTCCGCTCAATGAATTCTTTTATGCAACACTGCTCAAGGTGAATTAAAAAAGAACTAGTTCTATTTAAAAAATTCAGGCACTAATATAGCCATTCCTATTCATGCTGAGTATCTATTCTGGAGACGCGTAATGATAAAGTCTGTTGTGAAAAAAAACCTGATAGCCTGTATTTTTGTATGTTTACTGTGTCCTTTGGCCTTTGCGAAAGACAATTTTTCCGGGCCTTATCTCGGAGCTCATTTTGGTGGAG
This genomic window contains:
- a CDS encoding transcription antitermination factor NusB, which codes for MALEALFRCLMNKQDIQAALDVALSSGEIDPRDAGLATELSYGYLRYKKRIEYVLSRFLKDPSKLTPKMRLAIGVAAYEILFLDKVPAYASVDWAVEFSKSKPGARLAGLFNAVLRRVSELGDTAHDPDFFRKDASLPEFLSRWYSCPQWLVDLWWREYGEKDATQYLEAQLKAPALGFNLYGHPEAEELYGEIAGWPEIIDIEGMSFALPAGTSFEGEPDPPMSRQSFAARQAVEALDPETWNSPIWDACAGRGGKTRILLEKDMSVFASDPHRGRLAALQRELPDVETFVANAATDSPPKKPGSILLDLPCSGLGVLSRRPDTKWKRKPHDLADLTRLQTEILQNAYDHLLPGGEIAIITCTLNPEENEGLIEKFVSAHPKVSVKKEWTTPPNSPLNEFFYATLLKVN